The Ignavibacteriota bacterium genome has a window encoding:
- the serS gene encoding serine--tRNA ligase: MLDIKLLREQPDVVRAGILRKGEDPANVDKAIGLDLRRRTIVQQGEALKSRKNTVSQQVAAMKAKKEDATAVIAEMRGVADEIKALDDELKTIEEELRSVMLQIPNLPDASVPDGRTPEDNKPIAHWGAPPVIDFTPKPHWELIKSLGLIDFDRGTKITGAGFPVYVGKGAKLERALISFFLDHAEASGYTELLPPLMVNADSATGTGQLPDKEGQMYVAPLDGFYMVPTAEVPVTNFYRDEILGEEQLPVKLCAYTPCFRREAGSYGKDVRGLNRLHQFDKVELVNLVHPARSMQALEDMRATAEQLLQKLGLHYRTLLMCAGDLGFTQVKKYDLEVWSVGQQRWLEVSSVSNFESYQARRLNIRYRPAGGGKPEMVHTLNGSSLALPRIVAALLEQYQTPEGKVIVPAVLHSYTGFEVIG; encoded by the coding sequence ATGCTTGATATCAAACTCCTCCGTGAACAGCCCGATGTGGTCCGTGCAGGCATCCTCCGCAAGGGCGAAGACCCTGCGAACGTGGACAAAGCCATCGGGCTCGATCTGCGCCGTCGTACGATCGTGCAGCAGGGCGAGGCGCTCAAGAGCCGGAAGAACACCGTCTCGCAGCAGGTGGCCGCGATGAAGGCGAAGAAGGAGGATGCCACGGCGGTGATCGCGGAGATGCGCGGGGTTGCGGACGAGATCAAGGCGCTGGACGATGAGTTGAAGACCATTGAGGAGGAGTTGCGCAGCGTGATGCTGCAGATCCCGAATCTGCCTGATGCATCGGTGCCCGACGGCAGGACGCCGGAGGACAACAAGCCCATCGCACATTGGGGTGCGCCGCCCGTCATAGACTTTACGCCGAAGCCGCACTGGGAGCTCATCAAATCGCTCGGCCTGATCGATTTCGACCGCGGGACGAAGATCACCGGTGCCGGATTCCCGGTGTATGTCGGCAAGGGAGCGAAGCTCGAGCGTGCGTTGATCTCGTTCTTCCTGGACCATGCCGAGGCGTCGGGATATACCGAATTGCTCCCGCCGCTGATGGTGAATGCTGACAGTGCGACGGGGACCGGCCAGTTGCCGGACAAGGAAGGGCAGATGTACGTGGCCCCGCTGGATGGGTTCTATATGGTACCGACCGCCGAGGTGCCGGTCACGAATTTCTACCGTGATGAGATCCTTGGTGAGGAGCAGCTTCCGGTGAAGTTGTGCGCGTACACACCGTGTTTCCGCCGGGAGGCCGGGTCGTACGGGAAGGACGTGCGGGGACTCAACCGGTTGCACCAGTTCGACAAGGTGGAACTCGTGAATCTGGTGCATCCTGCGCGGTCCATGCAGGCCCTGGAAGATATGCGCGCCACGGCGGAACAACTGTTGCAGAAACTGGGTTTGCATTACCGTACCCTGCTGATGTGTGCCGGCGACCTGGGGTTCACGCAGGTGAAGAAGTACGATCTTGAGGTCTGGTCCGTCGGTCAGCAGCGCTGGCTGGAGGTCTCATCGGTCAGCAATTTTGAATCGTATCAGGCGCGCCGTCTGAACATCCGGTACCGTCCTGCGGGAGGCGGCAAGCCCGAGATGGTCCATACGCTCAACGGATCGTCGCTGGCATTGCCGCGCATCGTCGCTGCGCTGCTCGAACAGTACCAGACCCCCGAGGGGAAGGTCATTGTTCCTGCCGTGCTCCATTCGTACACCGGTTTTGAAGTGATAGGCTGA
- a CDS encoding tetratricopeptide repeat protein, producing MKNALFLLMFFGALLLLGGCSGGGQSGKPDGETASAKGPSTDDASRRLGMQHFVDGSVYELKGDLPQAILEYQDALRFDKDPAIYFAISKCYSQLSKHSLAIENAREAVRLSPDQLTYRRNYADILAAAFDFDAAAGQFEELIKRDSSQVEAWYNLARISQQRKPLRALEVYERIIDRFGPDWDVFLQIADLNNRMGRFDKAGEALHEMTLLDPSNKELKKTLAQTYARAGKFDEALKVYDDLRDIHPDDLEIQAEVAGLYLARGEYARAAKEFDTLLARDTVSVEVKVHIGEMYFAQMAKDSTLAPVTRRLFEQIAAKHPDDWRSFWFLGAIGSVTHDDTLSLRSFRRVTELASWNADAWVYMSGVFLGKNNFSEVAHILESAVKILPDDFRVNFFLGLSYSRLNRNIDAARVLEHARQLNPKDLDAIAQLALVYDAMRRFEDSDALYEEALKIDPENHLVLNNFAYSLADRDLQLERALEMSRKAVDQQPDNASYLDTIGWIYYRLGRYPEAETWTKKAISKGEVNAVVYEHLGDIYFRMNQRDLAIEHWNMALKLDEQNAQLRDKISRGSL from the coding sequence ATGAAGAATGCGTTGTTCTTGCTCATGTTTTTCGGAGCGCTCCTGCTCCTGGGAGGGTGCTCCGGGGGGGGACAATCGGGCAAACCGGACGGGGAAACCGCGTCCGCCAAGGGCCCGAGTACGGATGATGCCTCCCGGCGTCTGGGAATGCAGCATTTCGTCGATGGCTCTGTGTACGAATTGAAGGGGGACCTCCCCCAGGCCATCCTGGAGTATCAGGATGCGTTGCGGTTCGACAAGGATCCGGCCATCTATTTTGCCATTTCCAAGTGCTATTCGCAGCTCTCCAAGCACTCGCTCGCCATCGAGAATGCCCGGGAGGCGGTCCGCCTCTCCCCCGACCAGTTGACCTACCGGCGTAATTACGCCGACATCCTTGCGGCAGCATTCGATTTTGATGCCGCCGCCGGGCAGTTCGAGGAGTTGATCAAGCGTGATTCCTCGCAGGTGGAGGCGTGGTACAATCTTGCACGCATCTCCCAGCAGCGGAAGCCTCTCCGCGCGCTGGAGGTCTACGAACGCATCATCGATCGTTTTGGCCCCGATTGGGATGTCTTCCTCCAGATCGCTGACCTGAACAACCGGATGGGCAGGTTCGACAAGGCAGGCGAAGCCCTGCACGAGATGACGCTGCTCGATCCGAGCAACAAAGAGCTCAAGAAGACGCTCGCACAGACGTATGCCCGTGCCGGGAAATTCGATGAAGCGCTCAAGGTGTACGACGATCTTCGCGACATCCATCCCGATGATCTGGAGATCCAGGCGGAAGTGGCGGGGCTGTATCTTGCACGGGGCGAGTATGCGCGGGCCGCGAAGGAATTCGACACGCTCCTTGCACGCGATACGGTGTCCGTTGAGGTGAAGGTGCACATTGGCGAGATGTATTTTGCGCAGATGGCGAAGGACTCCACGCTCGCTCCGGTGACACGACGTCTCTTTGAGCAGATCGCAGCGAAGCATCCGGACGATTGGCGCTCCTTCTGGTTCCTCGGCGCCATCGGCAGCGTCACGCACGACGACACCCTGTCGCTGCGCAGCTTCCGCCGCGTCACCGAACTTGCGAGTTGGAACGCCGATGCGTGGGTGTACATGTCGGGGGTCTTCCTCGGCAAGAACAATTTCTCCGAGGTGGCCCACATCCTCGAATCGGCGGTGAAGATCCTGCCGGATGATTTCCGTGTGAATTTTTTCCTCGGGCTTTCGTACAGCCGGTTGAACCGCAACATCGATGCGGCGCGTGTGCTCGAACATGCGCGGCAGTTGAACCCCAAGGACCTGGATGCGATCGCACAGCTTGCGCTGGTCTACGACGCCATGCGCCGCTTCGAGGATTCCGATGCGCTGTATGAGGAAGCGCTGAAGATCGATCCGGAGAATCATCTTGTCCTGAACAATTTTGCCTACAGCCTCGCCGACCGGGATCTCCAACTCGAGCGTGCCCTGGAGATGTCGCGCAAAGCGGTCGACCAGCAACCGGACAATGCATCGTATCTCGACACGATCGGTTGGATCTATTACCGGCTCGGGCGCTATCCGGAAGCGGAGACCTGGACCAAGAAGGCCATCAGCAAGGGTGAGGTCAATGCTGTCGTGTATGAGCATCTGGGCGATATCTATTTCCGCATGAACCAGAGGGATCTCGCGATCGAACACTGGAACATGGCGTTGAAGCTGGACGAGCAGAATGCGCAATTGCGCGACAAGATCTCACGCGGATCCCTATGA
- the fbp gene encoding class 1 fructose-bisphosphatase, whose translation MSTADRLVTLERHIIEGERNHPGATGEFSSLLHGLSLAAKLIWREVTKAGLVNILGKTDRMNISGDVVKKLDVFADETIYRAMDHLGHLCVMASEENEDLLHIPSHYPNGKYVLLYDPLDGSSNIDANATIGTIFSVYRRVSSEGPGTMADILQAGNKQVAAGYILFGSSMMFVYTTGHGVHGFTLDPSVGEFLLSHENIRIPQKGTIYSVNEGNAGRWSAGMQRYVHWLKEEDGATGRPYTSRYIGSMVADVHRTMLYGGIYCYPGDTKNPRGKLRLMYENNPLAYVIEEAGGACSNGEQRMLDLIPNSLHERCPMFIGSVEDVRIATEFVTGKRT comes from the coding sequence ATGAGCACCGCCGACCGTCTGGTAACCCTCGAACGGCACATCATTGAAGGTGAACGGAATCATCCGGGTGCCACCGGCGAATTCTCCAGTCTGCTGCACGGCCTCTCGCTCGCCGCGAAGCTGATCTGGCGGGAGGTCACGAAGGCCGGGTTGGTGAACATCCTTGGGAAGACCGACCGGATGAACATCAGCGGCGACGTCGTGAAGAAGCTCGATGTCTTCGCGGATGAGACCATCTACCGGGCGATGGACCATCTCGGGCACCTGTGTGTGATGGCGTCCGAAGAGAACGAAGACCTGCTCCACATTCCTTCGCATTATCCCAACGGCAAGTACGTCCTGCTGTACGATCCCCTGGATGGTTCATCCAACATCGATGCCAACGCAACGATCGGCACGATCTTCTCCGTGTACCGGCGCGTGTCGAGTGAAGGTCCCGGGACGATGGCGGACATTCTCCAGGCCGGGAACAAGCAGGTCGCGGCCGGGTACATCCTTTTCGGATCCAGCATGATGTTCGTGTACACCACGGGACACGGTGTGCATGGCTTCACGCTCGATCCGAGCGTCGGGGAATTCCTGTTGTCGCATGAGAACATCCGTATCCCGCAGAAGGGGACCATTTACAGCGTCAATGAAGGGAATGCCGGGCGTTGGAGTGCGGGGATGCAGCGGTATGTCCACTGGTTGAAGGAAGAGGATGGGGCGACGGGGCGTCCGTACACTTCCCGGTACATCGGATCGATGGTGGCGGACGTGCACCGGACGATGCTGTACGGTGGGATCTACTGTTATCCGGGCGACACGAAGAATCCGCGCGGGAAGCTGCGGTTGATGTACGAGAACAACCCGCTGGCGTACGTCATCGAAGAGGCCGGCGGTGCGTGCAGCAACGGTGAGCAGCGCATGCTGGACCTCATCCCGAACAGTCTGCACGAGCGGTGCCCGATGTTCATCGGGAGTGTGGAAGATGTGCGCATCGCAACGGAGTTCGTGACGGGCAAGCGGACGTAG
- a CDS encoding tetratricopeptide repeat protein — protein MSSNDRRFNILAGLMPVAALVLSLSVFGCGSSEESMEEWESAPAVSPTAMLEYRVDSLQNENRRLQDQIEAVASENRKLTARNAELETKLTEAMAAPQATTPEEKAPSVPGGYDGALAKFQAKDYAGAIVDFKALLDSGIEASLADNCHYWIGESEYAQKHFKSALSTFQNITELPRSGKKADATFMIGNCQLALGNKTAAKEAFQKVVADFPTSALVEKAKAKLTKLP, from the coding sequence ATGAGCAGCAACGACAGAAGGTTCAACATTCTGGCAGGTCTCATGCCGGTGGCAGCACTGGTACTCTCGCTCTCCGTGTTCGGCTGCGGATCGTCCGAGGAGTCGATGGAAGAGTGGGAGAGTGCCCCGGCCGTATCCCCCACTGCGATGCTGGAATACCGCGTCGATAGCCTCCAGAACGAGAACCGCCGACTGCAGGATCAGATCGAAGCGGTGGCATCCGAGAACCGCAAGCTGACCGCACGGAATGCCGAACTCGAAACGAAACTCACCGAAGCGATGGCTGCTCCGCAGGCAACAACTCCGGAAGAAAAAGCCCCCAGCGTGCCCGGTGGCTATGACGGCGCACTCGCGAAGTTCCAGGCAAAGGATTATGCGGGCGCGATCGTGGACTTCAAGGCCCTTCTGGACAGCGGCATCGAAGCCAGTCTCGCAGACAACTGCCACTACTGGATCGGCGAATCCGAGTACGCCCAGAAGCATTTCAAGAGCGCGCTCAGCACATTCCAGAACATCACCGAACTCCCGCGCTCCGGCAAGAAAGCTGATGCAACGTTCATGATCGGCAATTGCCAGCTCGCACTCGGCAACAAGACGGCCGCGAAGGAAGCATTCCAGAAGGTCGTCGCCGACTTCCCGACCAGCGCTCTTGTCGAAAAAGCAAAGGCCAAGCTGACGAAGCTGCCCTGA
- a CDS encoding ABC transporter ATP-binding protein: protein MQEDEILGKAYDGTLMRRLLKYLKPYRWYVVTGIVLSIAVSGMEAVRPYFIKQAVDVDIKASDPHGLLMTTLGFCALMLARGFIQYLNAYLTQWIGQKTIFDLRMEIFEHLQYLGSKYFDRNPIGRLITRVTNDIEVLNEMFSSGIVMVFSDIFTIIGILAFMFSMDWRLALISLSVLPLLFYGTFLFRRKAREAYREVRLYIARINTFMQEHITGMLVDQVFNREKKAYAQFSEINGQHRDANIKSILYYAIFYPGVELIGAIAVGLIVWYAGVEALDGVVTVGTVMAFLQFNEMFWRPIRDLSEKYNIMQTAMASSERVFRLLDDTTKIADPAEPVALGTIRGDIEFRNVWFTYNEPKDGSEPEWVLRNVSFTIRAGESVAIVGHTGAGKTTIISLLARFYDIQKGQILVDGVDIRQVTQADLRSHMAVVLQDVFLFSGTIAGNIGLGNETIPEDRLRAAARVVGAHRFIENLPGQYHAVVKERGATLSVGQKQLISFARALAYHPRILVLDEATSSVDTETELVIQEAIKKLLHGRTSIVIAHRLSTIQSANKILVMHKGEIREMGTHQELLTIGGLYFKLYQLQYKDQEVPGKK from the coding sequence ATGCAAGAAGACGAAATCCTTGGCAAGGCATACGACGGCACCCTGATGCGCCGGCTTCTGAAGTACCTGAAGCCGTACCGCTGGTATGTCGTCACGGGCATCGTGCTCAGCATCGCCGTGTCGGGGATGGAGGCCGTGCGTCCGTACTTCATCAAGCAGGCCGTGGATGTGGACATCAAGGCGAGCGACCCGCACGGGTTGCTCATGACCACGCTGGGGTTCTGTGCCCTGATGCTCGCGCGCGGCTTCATCCAGTACCTGAACGCCTACCTCACGCAGTGGATCGGGCAGAAGACCATCTTCGATCTCCGCATGGAGATCTTCGAGCACCTGCAGTACCTCGGATCGAAGTATTTCGACAGGAATCCGATCGGGCGGCTCATCACGCGCGTCACCAACGACATCGAGGTGCTCAACGAGATGTTCTCGTCGGGCATCGTGATGGTGTTCAGCGACATCTTCACGATCATCGGGATCCTGGCGTTCATGTTCTCCATGGACTGGCGCCTGGCGCTGATCTCGCTCAGTGTGTTGCCGTTGCTGTTCTACGGGACATTCCTGTTCCGCCGGAAGGCACGGGAGGCGTACCGTGAGGTGCGTCTGTACATCGCGCGCATCAACACGTTCATGCAGGAACACATCACCGGCATGCTCGTGGATCAGGTGTTCAACCGGGAGAAGAAAGCGTACGCGCAGTTCTCGGAGATCAACGGCCAGCATCGCGATGCGAACATCAAGTCGATCCTGTACTACGCGATCTTCTATCCCGGCGTGGAACTCATCGGGGCGATCGCGGTCGGCCTCATCGTCTGGTATGCCGGTGTCGAGGCATTGGACGGTGTCGTGACGGTCGGTACCGTGATGGCGTTCCTGCAGTTCAATGAGATGTTCTGGCGTCCGATCCGCGATCTGTCCGAGAAGTACAATATCATGCAGACGGCGATGGCGAGTTCCGAGCGCGTGTTCCGCCTGCTCGACGACACGACGAAGATCGCCGACCCGGCGGAGCCGGTGGCGCTCGGCACCATACGCGGCGACATCGAGTTCCGGAACGTCTGGTTCACGTACAACGAACCGAAGGATGGCAGCGAGCCGGAATGGGTGCTGCGCAACGTCTCGTTCACGATCCGGGCCGGTGAAAGCGTCGCCATCGTTGGCCACACGGGTGCCGGCAAGACCACGATCATCAGTTTGCTCGCACGCTTCTATGATATTCAGAAGGGTCAGATCCTGGTGGATGGTGTCGACATCCGGCAGGTGACGCAGGCGGATCTCCGCAGCCATATGGCCGTGGTGCTGCAGGATGTGTTCCTTTTCTCGGGAACGATCGCAGGGAACATCGGGTTGGGCAACGAGACGATCCCGGAGGACCGGCTTCGGGCCGCTGCGCGGGTCGTTGGTGCCCACCGGTTCATCGAGAACCTGCCCGGCCAGTACCACGCGGTGGTGAAGGAGCGCGGGGCGACGTTATCGGTGGGGCAGAAGCAATTGATCTCGTTCGCGCGTGCGCTCGCATATCATCCGCGCATCCTGGTGCTGGACGAAGCCACATCGAGTGTGGATACCGAGACCGAACTCGTGATCCAGGAGGCGATCAAGAAGCTGTTGCACGGGCGCACGTCGATCGTCATCGCGCACCGGTTGTCCACGATCCAGTCGGCGAACAAGATCCTGGTCATGCACAAGGGTGAGATCCGGGAGATGGGGACGCACCAGGAGTTGCTGACGATAGGAGGGTTGTACTTCAAGTTGTATCAGTTGCAGTACAAGGACCAGGAAGTGCCGGGCAAGAAGTAA
- a CDS encoding ABC transporter ATP-binding protein, with product MKPLLRLLPYLNRHRRLLVTGAIAVVCSNLFTVVQPLLIGRAIDVLNAVLLKSDRATGSLALYAAAVVGTSVIAGIFSFLTRQTLIVASRHIEFDLRNDFLSHMQKLSLSFFQNTPTGDLMAHATNDIGAVRNVVGPGIMYPADTLVTFVMVISVMLTLDWQLTLFALVPLPFVSYAVYRLGKIVHQKFEARQATYSELTTRAQENLSGIRVVKAYVREQYEIGLFRALSLDYLKKNLVLARVQSIMWPLMFLLVGFSLILTMYFGGMRVISGEITTGTWTAFFVYLGMLIWPMIAFGWVINMLQQGSASMGRLMKIMDTPADITDGPGTDRSVTTIQGGLEFRNVSFRHKGADRDTLSDISLTVPAGTTLAIVGYTGSGKSTLVNLLPRLMDVTAGELLVDGHDIRTIPLEVLRTNIGYVPQETFLFSETIAENIRYGVDGGSDAGVREVADIAQLGKDVTEFPHGYETILGERGITLSGGQKQRTSIARALMRQPRVLILDDALSAVDTYTEEEILKRLRGVMKGRTSIIISHRISTVKEADMIIVLHEGRITERGTHDQLVGLGGIYAELHRKQLLEDEIEHL from the coding sequence TTGAAACCACTGCTGCGCCTGCTGCCGTACCTGAACCGCCACCGTCGCCTTCTGGTGACCGGGGCCATCGCCGTCGTGTGCAGCAATCTGTTCACGGTCGTCCAGCCATTGCTCATCGGCCGCGCCATCGATGTCCTGAACGCCGTGCTGCTCAAGAGCGACAGGGCGACAGGGAGTCTTGCGTTGTACGCCGCGGCGGTCGTCGGCACTTCGGTGATCGCCGGCATCTTCTCGTTCCTCACGCGGCAGACCCTGATCGTTGCGTCGCGGCACATCGAATTCGATCTGCGGAACGACTTCCTCTCGCACATGCAGAAGTTGTCCCTCTCGTTCTTCCAGAACACACCCACCGGCGACCTGATGGCGCATGCCACCAACGACATCGGTGCGGTGCGCAATGTGGTCGGTCCCGGCATCATGTATCCCGCGGACACCCTTGTGACCTTCGTGATGGTGATCTCGGTGATGCTCACGCTCGACTGGCAGCTCACCCTGTTCGCCCTGGTCCCGCTGCCGTTCGTCTCGTATGCCGTGTACCGGCTTGGCAAGATCGTGCATCAGAAGTTCGAGGCGCGGCAGGCGACGTACTCTGAATTGACCACGCGTGCGCAGGAGAACCTCTCCGGCATCAGGGTGGTGAAAGCGTATGTCCGCGAGCAGTACGAGATCGGGCTGTTCCGTGCGCTGAGCCTCGATTATCTCAAGAAGAACCTCGTCCTGGCCCGCGTGCAGTCGATCATGTGGCCGCTGATGTTCCTTCTGGTCGGCTTCTCGCTCATCCTCACGATGTACTTCGGCGGCATGCGTGTGATCAGTGGTGAGATCACGACGGGCACCTGGACGGCATTCTTCGTGTATCTTGGCATGCTCATCTGGCCGATGATCGCGTTCGGGTGGGTCATCAACATGCTGCAGCAGGGTTCGGCGTCGATGGGGCGGCTGATGAAGATCATGGACACGCCGGCGGACATCACGGACGGCCCGGGCACCGACCGGAGCGTGACCACGATCCAGGGCGGGCTGGAATTCCGGAATGTTTCGTTCCGCCACAAGGGTGCGGACCGGGATACGCTGTCGGACATTTCCCTGACCGTGCCGGCGGGTACCACGCTTGCCATCGTGGGATACACCGGATCGGGGAAGAGCACGCTTGTGAACCTCCTCCCGCGGCTGATGGACGTGACGGCCGGAGAGCTGTTGGTGGACGGCCACGATATACGGACGATCCCGCTGGAGGTCCTCCGGACGAACATCGGGTATGTACCGCAGGAGACGTTCCTGTTCTCCGAGACCATTGCGGAGAACATCCGGTACGGCGTGGACGGTGGGAGCGATGCGGGGGTGCGGGAGGTGGCGGACATCGCCCAGCTGGGGAAGGATGTCACGGAATTCCCGCACGGGTATGAGACCATTCTCGGCGAGCGAGGCATCACGTTGTCGGGTGGACAGAAGCAGCGGACGAGCATCGCGCGGGCGCTGATGCGTCAGCCCAGGGTCCTCATCCTGGACGATGCCCTGTCGGCGGTGGACACCTATACCGAAGAAGAGATCCTGAAGCGCCTCCGGGGCGTGATGAAAGGGCGCACGAGCATCATCATCAGTCATCGTATCTCGACCGTGAAAGAAGCAGACATGATCATCGTGCTGCATGAAGGCCGGATCACGGAACGTGGCACGCATGACCAGCTTGTGGGGCTGGGCGGCATCTATGCCGAACTCCACAGGAAACAATTGCTGGAAGACGAGATCGAGCACCTCTGA
- a CDS encoding peptidoglycan DD-metalloendopeptidase family protein produces MNRRSRLIVVLIMCLVLGGAHALPQGDIQRKQDELETLREQIRELEAKVKVQQQNETETLELLDTYDNKATLVRKLITRLKAAERQLQARIDTTRRSTRSFEAQLAFLKAHYAKHVRSVYKTGRTRDMEILFASSSVEEFIARNEYLHRFSEQRRSDARRIQRKQVQLSEIQVRAEKELSEERRLLAEKSAEEDRLAVLTGERREALNRIRKDKNMMARQIQRQIKAARDMEDMIARLIEEERERAEHERETSTAKKLPPTPEAPVVPGEFELKKGRLRWPVTEGNIVARFGPYRHPTLRTVTTNTGIDIAVQPGSSVTAVASGKVAMISFIPSYGNLVILNHHDGYRTIYTHLAEIDVLEGQVINEGDVIGSSGDSVDGPRLHFEVWKDRDKQNPEQWLMRQ; encoded by the coding sequence ATGAATCGCCGTTCACGTCTGATCGTTGTCCTCATCATGTGTCTGGTGCTGGGCGGTGCCCATGCCCTTCCGCAGGGGGATATCCAGCGCAAGCAGGATGAACTGGAGACGCTCCGCGAGCAGATCCGGGAGCTGGAAGCGAAGGTCAAGGTCCAGCAGCAGAACGAGACGGAGACCCTCGAGTTGCTGGACACGTACGACAACAAGGCGACGCTGGTGCGGAAGTTGATCACCCGACTCAAGGCCGCGGAACGGCAGTTGCAGGCGCGGATCGACACCACGCGTCGGAGCACGCGGTCCTTTGAAGCCCAGCTTGCCTTCCTGAAAGCGCATTATGCAAAGCACGTCCGGTCCGTGTACAAGACCGGCCGGACGCGTGACATGGAGATCCTGTTCGCATCGTCGTCCGTGGAGGAGTTCATTGCGCGGAATGAATACCTTCACCGGTTCAGCGAACAGCGGCGGAGTGATGCGCGGCGGATCCAGCGGAAACAGGTGCAGTTGTCTGAGATCCAGGTGCGCGCGGAAAAGGAATTGAGTGAGGAGCGGCGTTTGCTGGCGGAGAAGAGCGCTGAAGAGGACAGGCTCGCCGTCCTCACGGGGGAGCGCCGCGAGGCGTTGAACAGGATCCGCAAGGACAAGAATATGATGGCGCGGCAGATCCAGCGCCAGATCAAGGCTGCCCGGGATATGGAGGACATGATCGCGCGGCTGATCGAAGAGGAGCGCGAGCGGGCCGAGCATGAACGGGAGACGTCCACGGCGAAAAAGCTTCCTCCGACGCCGGAGGCTCCGGTCGTGCCGGGCGAATTCGAATTGAAGAAGGGGCGGCTCCGTTGGCCGGTGACGGAGGGGAACATTGTTGCCCGCTTCGGGCCGTACCGCCATCCGACGCTTCGTACCGTGACCACGAACACCGGCATCGATATTGCCGTGCAGCCGGGCAGTTCGGTCACGGCGGTCGCGTCCGGCAAGGTCGCAATGATCTCGTTCATCCCGTCGTATGGCAACCTCGTCATCCTGAATCATCACGACGGCTACCGGACGATCTATACGCATCTTGCCGAGATCGATGTCCTCGAAGGGCAGGTCATCAACGAGGGTGATGTGATCGGTAGCAGCGGCGATTCGGTGGATGGCCCGCGCCTGCACTTTGAGGTCTGGAAAGACCGCGACAAACAGAACCCCGAACAATGGCTCATGCGTCAATGA
- a CDS encoding DUF4292 domain-containing protein, with product MTSGPTRTLAVLLLGAMLAGCSPRAAELVLDTQKVPPATVVSRVTANGSRITSLTGSGTVSFEGPGMGGSAFFTLSLKKPDSLLIRFEGPFGLDAGFLFLSRTQYVMFNRLENTVYAGDPSTGEIRWAIPFALTVEQVLDAFTGAFRFPAGAVPARYAVDDEHFVLSYTAQRDTQTFWVDPATALVSRYSRNGNGMSVWAETSRPMEEDGMRMPREISLSFPTEGRQLSVYYNDLTLNPSELSFRYAVPRTAQIRSSKP from the coding sequence ATGACGTCCGGTCCGACGCGTACCCTCGCTGTCCTTCTTCTGGGTGCGATGCTCGCCGGGTGCTCGCCCAGAGCGGCGGAGCTGGTGCTTGATACGCAGAAGGTCCCGCCCGCAACCGTGGTGTCGCGCGTGACAGCCAACGGCTCGCGTATCACCTCGCTCACCGGTTCCGGGACGGTCTCGTTCGAAGGCCCGGGCATGGGTGGGTCGGCGTTCTTCACGCTCTCGCTCAAAAAACCGGATTCGTTGCTTATCCGGTTCGAGGGGCCGTTCGGGCTCGACGCCGGCTTCCTCTTCCTCAGCCGTACGCAGTATGTGATGTTCAACCGGCTCGAGAACACGGTCTATGCGGGCGACCCATCCACGGGAGAGATCCGTTGGGCCATTCCCTTCGCATTGACCGTGGAACAGGTGTTGGATGCGTTCACCGGAGCCTTCCGTTTTCCCGCCGGGGCTGTTCCCGCACGGTATGCCGTCGACGATGAGCACTTCGTGTTGTCGTACACGGCGCAGCGCGATACCCAGACCTTCTGGGTGGACCCTGCAACGGCGCTGGTGAGCAGATATTCGCGGAACGGCAATGGGATGTCGGTCTGGGCGGAAACGTCGCGTCCGATGGAAGAGGATGGAATGCGGATGCCCCGTGAGATCTCGTTGTCATTTCCGACCGAGGGTCGGCAGCTCTCGGTCTACTATAACGACCTGACATTGAATCCGTCGGAACTCTCGTTCCGGTATGCGGTCCCGCGTACAGCGCAGATCCGGTCATCGAAACCATGA